From a region of the Deltaproteobacteria bacterium genome:
- the hemL gene encoding glutamate-1-semialdehyde-2,1-aminomutase: MRESARLFEASRAVIPGGVNSPVRACGSVGADPLFISHGDGCTIYDVDGNAYVDYVCSWGPLILGHCHEEVLDAIADAMRSGTTFGAPTELELAFAQAVVDAVPSIDKVRAVSSGTEATMSALRLARGFTGRDKIVKVDGGYHGHADCLLVAAGSGAATLGIPGSAGVPAGAAADTLLVPFNDVAAVEAAFDAHPDQIAAVIVEPIPGNMGVVPPAPGYLQALRDLTAARGALLIFDEVISGFRAAYGGAQQLYGVVPDLTCLGKIVGGGLPAAAFGGRADIMDRLAPLGPVYQAGTLSGNPLAMAAGAKTLEILRRPGTYDRLEELGALLERGLREAVAAAGVPACIHRVGSVLTLFFCEGPVTDYASAKRADTGRFAAFYRAMRDRGIYLPPSQFEAWFLSLAHGEDEIALTVEKATESLKLIAG, encoded by the coding sequence ATGCGTGAATCGGCCCGGTTGTTCGAAGCGTCGCGCGCGGTCATCCCCGGCGGCGTCAACTCGCCCGTCCGCGCGTGCGGCTCGGTCGGCGCCGACCCGCTGTTCATCTCGCACGGCGACGGCTGCACGATCTACGACGTCGACGGCAACGCCTACGTCGACTACGTCTGCTCGTGGGGGCCGCTCATCCTCGGCCACTGCCACGAGGAGGTGCTCGACGCGATCGCCGACGCCATGCGTAGCGGCACGACCTTCGGCGCGCCGACCGAGCTGGAGCTCGCGTTCGCGCAGGCCGTGGTCGACGCGGTGCCGTCGATCGACAAGGTGCGCGCCGTGTCCAGCGGCACCGAAGCGACGATGTCGGCGCTGCGGTTGGCGCGCGGGTTCACCGGCCGCGACAAGATCGTGAAGGTCGACGGCGGCTACCACGGGCACGCCGACTGTCTGCTGGTGGCGGCCGGCTCGGGGGCGGCGACGCTCGGCATCCCGGGATCCGCGGGCGTGCCCGCGGGGGCGGCCGCGGACACGCTTCTGGTGCCGTTCAACGACGTCGCCGCGGTCGAAGCCGCCTTCGACGCGCATCCCGACCAGATCGCGGCAGTCATCGTCGAGCCCATCCCGGGCAACATGGGCGTCGTGCCGCCGGCACCGGGGTACCTGCAGGCGCTGCGCGACCTCACGGCCGCGCGCGGCGCGCTCCTGATCTTCGACGAGGTGATCAGCGGCTTCCGCGCCGCGTACGGCGGCGCGCAGCAGCTCTACGGCGTCGTGCCGGACCTCACCTGCCTCGGCAAGATCGTCGGCGGCGGGCTGCCGGCCGCAGCGTTCGGCGGGCGCGCCGACATCATGGACCGCCTCGCGCCGCTCGGGCCGGTCTACCAGGCCGGCACCCTCAGCGGCAACCCGCTCGCGATGGCGGCCGGCGCCAAGACGCTGGAGATCCTCCGGCGCCCGGGCACGTACGACCGCCTCGAGGAACTCGGCGCGTTGCTCGAGCGCGGCCTGCGCGAGGCGGTCGCCGCGGCCGGCGTGCCGGCCTGCATCCACCGCGTGGGCTCGGTGCTCACCCTGTTTTTCTGCGAGGGTCCCGTGACCGATTACGCCAGCGCGAAGCGGGCGGACACCGGGCGGTTCGCAGCGTTTTACCGGGCGATGCGCGACCGGGGGATCTACCTGCCGCCGTCGCAGTTCGAGGCCTGGTTCCTGTCGCTGGCGCACGGAGAGGACGAGATTGCCCTAACCGTCGAAAAAGCCACGGAATCTTTGAAACTGATCGCCGGCTGA
- a CDS encoding serine/threonine protein kinase: MSSYDPSACPQSLGALPEHSTVELPPDGAAPVPPCPVERDIAAGDLVGDYIVRSEIAAGGCGTVYEAEHRVLGRRAAVKVLHPELSQSAEMVQRFVTEARSVASIAHPNVVEVYEFGHYRDRPFFAMERIDGPRLDEVVEREGPLPLSRAIELVAPVCSAAHAAHAVGVIHRDIKASNVLIDRRGGAERVKLVDFGVARLLTRDGLARLTRSRRRIGTPRAMAPEQVCGGTVDARTDVYALGVLAYFLLSGRYPFEGRGPVDVAMLHATAPPPPPSRFAPIPAAVERVVLRALAKDPAQRFSSAVDLCDALRAAAAADTSPPGGAPADVRAAVGVFVELIPAAPRPGARDVDGAAAAARQVLLRALREAGLAVSEPAPTSLVGVRVADADTAAAVIAAWRDAERAAAQVEAEAGARKWGGLRVVVRLRVDRAYVRAGGRGLRVVGGPLVAGDSA; encoded by the coding sequence ATGTCGTCGTACGACCCCTCCGCGTGTCCGCAGTCCCTCGGCGCCCTGCCGGAGCACAGCACGGTGGAGTTGCCGCCCGACGGGGCGGCGCCCGTGCCGCCGTGCCCGGTCGAGCGGGACATCGCAGCCGGCGATCTCGTCGGCGACTACATCGTGCGGAGCGAGATCGCCGCCGGCGGGTGCGGGACCGTGTACGAGGCCGAGCATCGCGTCCTCGGCCGTCGCGCCGCGGTGAAGGTACTGCACCCGGAGCTGTCGCAGTCGGCCGAGATGGTGCAGCGGTTCGTCACCGAGGCTCGTTCCGTCGCGTCCATCGCGCACCCGAACGTCGTCGAGGTGTACGAGTTCGGCCACTATCGCGATCGGCCGTTCTTCGCGATGGAGCGGATCGACGGCCCGCGGCTGGACGAGGTCGTCGAACGGGAGGGGCCGCTGCCGCTTTCGCGAGCGATCGAACTGGTGGCGCCGGTGTGCAGCGCCGCCCACGCGGCCCACGCGGTCGGGGTGATCCATCGGGACATCAAGGCGAGCAACGTGCTCATCGACCGGCGCGGCGGCGCGGAGCGGGTCAAACTGGTCGACTTCGGCGTCGCGCGGCTGCTCACGCGCGACGGCCTCGCGCGGCTCACCCGCAGTCGGCGCCGCATCGGAACGCCGCGCGCGATGGCGCCCGAGCAGGTGTGCGGCGGCACCGTCGACGCGCGGACGGACGTGTACGCGCTCGGCGTGCTCGCGTATTTCCTGCTGTCCGGCCGCTACCCATTCGAGGGGCGCGGTCCGGTGGACGTGGCCATGCTCCACGCCACGGCGCCGCCGCCGCCGCCGAGCCGATTTGCGCCGATTCCCGCGGCGGTCGAGCGCGTCGTGTTGCGGGCGCTGGCGAAGGATCCGGCGCAGCGGTTTTCGTCGGCCGTCGATCTGTGCGATGCGCTGCGCGCGGCGGCCGCCGCCGACACGTCGCCGCCGGGCGGAGCGCCGGCCGACGTGCGCGCCGCGGTCGGCGTGTTCGTGGAGCTGATCCCCGCGGCGCCGCGGCCCGGAGCGCGGGATGTCGACGGGGCCGCGGCGGCCGCGCGACAGGTCCTCCTGCGCGCGCTGCGCGAGGCCGGGCTGGCGGTGTCGGAGCCGGCGCCCACCAGCCTGGTGGGCGTGCGCGTCGCCGACGCGGACACGGCCGCCGCGGTGATCGCCGCGTGGCGAGATGCCGAGCGGGCCGCCGCGCAGGTGGAGGCGGAAGCCGGCGCCCGCAAGTGGGGCGGGCTCCGGGTCGTGGTGCGCTTGCGCGTCGACCGCGCGTACGTGCGGGCGGGGGGGCGTGGTCTGCGCGTGGTCGGCGGCCCGCTGGTCGCCGGCGACTCGGCGTAG
- a CDS encoding F0F1 ATP synthase subunit C produces the protein MTRKSKFLLTFTMSLLAMGLSAVAFAQGDAAALDPEAATAVAKFDAAAWVAIASAVAIALAAFGGALGQARAAATALEGIARNPGAADKLFTPMILGLALIESLVIYALIIAFLLVGKVPSL, from the coding sequence ATGACACGCAAATCCAAGTTCCTCCTCACGTTCACGATGAGCCTTCTCGCGATGGGCCTGAGCGCTGTCGCCTTCGCGCAGGGCGACGCCGCGGCCCTCGACCCGGAAGCGGCCACGGCCGTCGCCAAGTTCGACGCCGCGGCGTGGGTCGCCATCGCGTCGGCTGTCGCGATCGCGCTGGCGGCATTCGGCGGCGCGCTCGGTCAGGCCCGCGCGGCGGCGACCGCGCTCGAGGGCATCGCGCGCAACCCCGGCGCCGCCGACAAGCTGTTCACGCCGATGATCCTGGGGCTCGCGCTGATCGAGTCGCTCGTCATCTACGCGCTCATCATCGCGTTCCTGCTCGTCGGCAAGGTTCCGAGCCTGTAG
- a CDS encoding DUF4234 domain-containing protein: protein MRSHRRDRGLQRPRPDVARFHRLRYGLLAAQARPPAGARRAAVIVRSTEASSMRQHNIALWLVLFVITCGIASVVWLFRTTNDMNARGAGIPTAWLVFVPLVNIWWMWRWSTGVERVTGKSMSAAVAFLLLFFLHVIGQAIVQTELNKVALLPAMPTARTV from the coding sequence ATGCGTTCCCATCGGCGCGACCGAGGCCTTCAGCGGCCCCGTCCGGACGTTGCCCGGTTCCACAGGCTTCGCTATGGCTTGCTCGCCGCGCAGGCGCGGCCGCCGGCCGGTGCGCGGCGAGCGGCCGTGATCGTCAGGTCGACGGAGGCAAGCAGTATGCGGCAACACAACATTGCGCTGTGGCTCGTGCTGTTTGTGATTACCTGCGGCATCGCAAGCGTGGTCTGGCTCTTTCGCACGACGAACGACATGAACGCGCGCGGTGCGGGGATCCCGACGGCTTGGCTGGTGTTCGTGCCGCTCGTCAACATCTGGTGGATGTGGCGGTGGTCGACGGGCGTAGAGCGAGTCACCGGCAAGAGCATGAGCGCAGCCGTGGCGTTCCTCCTGCTGTTCTTCCTGCACGTGATCGGCCAGGCGATCGTTCAGACCGAACTGAACAAGGTGGCCTTGTTGCCCGCGATGCCGACGGCGCGAACCGTGTAG
- a CDS encoding AtpZ/AtpI family protein: MGIAVAIGWWIGRWLDDRFGTTPWLMVLFVLFGVGAAFKAVIRTAQDIQRHQQSEDDPDRP, encoded by the coding sequence ATGGGGATCGCGGTCGCCATCGGCTGGTGGATCGGCCGCTGGCTCGACGACCGATTCGGCACGACCCCGTGGTTGATGGTGCTGTTCGTGCTGTTCGGCGTCGGCGCCGCGTTCAAGGCCGTCATCCGCACCGCCCAGGACATCCAGCGACACCAGCAATCCGAAGACGACCCGGACCGACCATGA
- the atpB gene encoding ATP synthase F0 subunit A — MGEHDTWYDLLYSFPGFEQASRSLRHWLGRTPDAEYSWKWLMFGDSHWTLTHVFGALLVFLFVLVGAVKFRAAMTGDDRLVPPGRLSLRNVFELLTEATFNMMAGVMGEKNAKRFLPLIGSLALFILFSNLLALIPGFAPPTDTLKTNLALSVVVFLATHYYGVKEHGLAYFKHFIGPMPALAPLMLPIELISHIARPVSLALRLMGNMASDHKVVASFFALVPLLIPVPFLVLGTLVSVVQALVFCLLSTVYISMAVAHDH, encoded by the coding sequence ATGGGCGAACACGATACCTGGTACGACCTACTGTACAGCTTCCCCGGCTTCGAGCAGGCCTCGCGGTCGCTGCGCCACTGGCTCGGGCGTACGCCGGACGCCGAGTACTCGTGGAAGTGGCTCATGTTCGGTGACTCGCACTGGACGCTCACCCACGTCTTCGGCGCGTTGCTCGTGTTTCTGTTCGTCCTCGTCGGCGCGGTGAAGTTCCGCGCGGCGATGACCGGCGACGACCGCCTCGTTCCGCCCGGGCGGCTGAGCCTGCGCAACGTGTTCGAACTGCTCACCGAAGCCACCTTCAACATGATGGCCGGGGTGATGGGCGAAAAGAACGCCAAGCGGTTCTTGCCGCTCATCGGATCGCTCGCGCTGTTCATCCTGTTTTCGAACCTGTTGGCGCTGATTCCCGGCTTCGCGCCGCCGACCGACACGCTCAAGACCAACCTCGCGCTGTCGGTCGTCGTGTTCCTGGCGACTCACTACTACGGGGTCAAGGAGCACGGACTCGCCTACTTCAAGCACTTCATCGGGCCCATGCCGGCGCTCGCGCCGCTGATGCTGCCGATCGAACTCATCAGCCACATCGCACGCCCGGTATCGCTGGCCTTGCGCCTGATGGGGAACATGGCTTCCGACCACAAGGTCGTCGCCTCGTTCTTCGCGCTGGTGCCGCTCCTGATCCCGGTGCCCTTCCTCGTCCTCGGAACGCTCGTCTCTGTCGTCCAGGCGCTCGTGTTCTGCCTGTTGTCGACGGTCTACATCTCGATGGCGGTCGCGCACGACCACTAA
- a CDS encoding FHA domain-containing protein, protein MPRSTDTARRAPARTGADSTRTEAISGADSVRDLIRRFRVEVFAGPDAGLARTSDGPRMLVGSHPTCDLVLSDRAVSRFHCEIAVDGATATIRDLDSRNGTRVDGVDVVQARVRNGSTISVGRDQLRFYLGEDHVAVRLANRDRWGKLVGRSRAMRAVFAVLERAAATDATVLLYGETGTGKEAAAESIHAESARRRGPFVVVDCSAIPSTLIEAELFGHAKGAFTGAEADRVGAVESANGGTLFLDEIGELPAALQPALLRVLERREIKRVGEPFYRPVDVRVVAATNRDLRAEVNANAFRADLYYRLAVITVRLPSLRERRDDIPLLVAELLSRAGVDGDAAGLVTDRFLSDLQRYNWPGNVRELRNHVDRCLALREQVPPGTDATEVPGTDSGAVDLTVPLRVARDECARAFERRYLQAALDHRGGNVTAAARTAGIDRVYFHRLLRRHGLR, encoded by the coding sequence ATGCCCCGTTCGACCGACACGGCTCGCCGTGCGCCTGCACGCACCGGGGCCGACTCGACCCGCACCGAGGCCATCTCGGGCGCAGACTCGGTGCGCGACCTGATCCGTCGCTTCCGCGTCGAGGTGTTCGCCGGCCCGGACGCCGGCCTCGCGCGCACATCCGACGGCCCGCGCATGCTCGTCGGCAGCCACCCGACGTGCGACCTCGTGTTGTCCGACCGCGCGGTCTCGCGTTTTCACTGCGAGATCGCGGTCGACGGCGCGACCGCGACGATTCGCGACCTCGACAGCCGCAATGGCACACGCGTCGACGGGGTCGACGTCGTGCAGGCGCGAGTGCGCAACGGGTCCACCATCTCGGTCGGCCGCGATCAGCTGCGCTTCTACCTCGGCGAGGACCACGTGGCCGTGCGCCTCGCCAACCGCGACCGGTGGGGCAAACTGGTCGGTCGGTCGCGGGCGATGCGCGCCGTGTTCGCCGTACTCGAACGCGCGGCGGCAACCGATGCGACCGTGCTGCTGTACGGCGAGACGGGCACGGGCAAAGAAGCCGCCGCCGAATCGATTCACGCCGAGAGCGCACGCCGACGCGGCCCGTTCGTCGTCGTCGACTGCAGCGCGATCCCGTCGACGCTGATCGAAGCCGAGTTGTTCGGCCACGCAAAGGGCGCGTTCACCGGCGCCGAGGCCGATCGCGTCGGCGCCGTCGAATCGGCCAACGGCGGCACCCTGTTCCTCGACGAAATCGGCGAACTGCCGGCCGCGCTTCAGCCGGCCCTGTTGCGGGTGCTCGAGCGGCGGGAGATCAAGCGGGTCGGCGAGCCGTTCTACAGGCCGGTGGACGTTCGCGTCGTCGCCGCGACCAACCGCGACCTGCGCGCGGAGGTCAACGCAAACGCATTCCGCGCCGACCTGTACTACCGGCTCGCGGTCATCACGGTGCGGTTGCCGTCGCTGCGCGAGCGCCGCGACGACATTCCGCTGCTCGTCGCCGAGCTACTGTCGCGCGCCGGCGTCGACGGCGACGCCGCGGGCTTGGTGACCGATCGGTTCCTGTCGGACCTGCAACGCTACAACTGGCCGGGCAACGTGCGCGAGCTGCGCAACCACGTCGACCGGTGCCTTGCGCTGCGAGAACAGGTCCCGCCCGGTACGGACGCCACCGAGGTGCCCGGCACGGACAGCGGCGCCGTCGACCTGACCGTGCCACTGCGCGTGGCCCGCGACGAATGCGCGCGCGCATTCGAGCGGCGCTACCTGCAGGCCGCGCTCGACCACCGCGGCGGCAACGTGACCGCGGCGGCCCGCACCGCCGGCATCGACCGCGTGTACTTTCACCGGCTGCTGCGACGCCACGGCCTACGGTAG